One region of Dehalococcoidia bacterium genomic DNA includes:
- a CDS encoding trimethylamine methyltransferase family protein yields the protein MENVKEHNTGVQPQNPLTEAQLKRIIDAIFQLLREIGVKFEGNPKVMDIFSDAGCEITREGVVKFPTDLVQDCIDSVGRSARIWNRPGTGAVEFSPRNRVFMAMISCLNHIDPETGVRRPSIKEDYIMISRVADALPDIDGVGGSCKMNETEGFRFAVRAANTSKPQLASFEDVRTLQAAIELSTALRGEANALREKPYFIASISQRPLCFEKRHSDQILTAVEHGIPLAVGTAGIGGATTPITVAGNVVHCFASDLAGLVLSQLVKKGSFCMIGSVIVFMDPQTGSVGVLNESTLAELVKCQIGRYWDIPLFNANAGLNMGLDFNQEAVLGLAVTMTTGIFSQATCNYLCGSIDGTLTFSIHSLLLCHELMGTARRIWKGVTVDDDTLAIDVTREVGPGGNFLGEKHTAVQCRKEISPIKYFVSKSFDNWDRGGRKDLKDIIGEDLQRILKTHKPEPLPPELIEKFNGILTRYGVPGITPQ from the coding sequence ATGGAGAACGTAAAGGAACATAATACCGGTGTTCAACCTCAGAATCCCCTGACAGAAGCTCAGTTGAAGCGGATTATCGACGCCATTTTCCAGCTCTTACGAGAGATAGGGGTGAAATTCGAAGGGAATCCCAAAGTCATGGATATATTCTCAGACGCAGGGTGCGAAATCACCAGAGAAGGGGTCGTCAAGTTCCCGACCGATCTCGTCCAGGACTGTATCGATTCGGTCGGAAGAAGCGCCAGGATATGGAACCGGCCTGGAACGGGCGCTGTAGAATTCAGCCCCCGCAACAGGGTGTTCATGGCGATGATAAGCTGCCTCAATCATATCGATCCGGAAACGGGTGTGAGAAGGCCGAGTATAAAGGAAGATTACATAATGATCAGCCGCGTGGCAGATGCGCTGCCGGACATAGACGGCGTGGGCGGATCCTGTAAAATGAACGAAACCGAGGGCTTCCGCTTCGCTGTGAGGGCCGCTAATACGAGCAAGCCCCAGCTGGCCTCGTTTGAGGACGTCCGCACGCTGCAGGCTGCGATTGAACTCTCAACCGCCCTGAGAGGAGAAGCCAATGCCCTCAGGGAGAAACCGTATTTCATCGCGAGCATCAGCCAGCGGCCGCTGTGTTTTGAGAAACGCCACTCCGACCAGATCCTGACTGCTGTGGAGCATGGTATTCCCCTCGCCGTCGGTACCGCCGGCATCGGCGGCGCCACCACGCCGATAACCGTTGCGGGGAACGTCGTTCACTGTTTTGCATCGGACCTCGCGGGCCTTGTCCTCAGCCAGCTTGTCAAGAAGGGATCGTTTTGTATGATCGGATCCGTGATCGTTTTCATGGACCCGCAAACCGGCAGTGTGGGAGTATTGAACGAGTCCACGCTTGCAGAACTGGTCAAGTGCCAGATTGGAAGATACTGGGACATCCCGCTGTTCAACGCCAACGCAGGCCTCAATATGGGTTTGGATTTCAACCAGGAAGCCGTTTTGGGCCTGGCGGTTACAATGACGACGGGAATCTTCAGCCAGGCCACATGCAACTATCTCTGCGGTTCGATCGATGGGACCCTGACGTTTTCAATTCATTCACTCCTTCTCTGTCACGAGCTCATGGGCACGGCGCGTCGCATCTGGAAAGGAGTGACCGTTGACGATGACACTCTGGCAATCGATGTAACGCGCGAGGTTGGTCCGGGCGGCAATTTCCTGGGAGAAAAGCACACCGCGGTCCAATGCCGGAAGGAGATCTCTCCCATAAAATATTTTGTTTCGAAGTCCTTCGACAACTGGGATAGGGGTGGCAGGAAAGATTTAAAGGACATCATCGGGGAAGATCTTCAACGGATTCTCAAAACGCATAAACCCGAGCCACTTCCGCCGGAGCTTATTGAAAAATTCAATGGCATTCTTACCAGATATGGGGTTCCCGGAATCACACCACAATAA
- a CDS encoding 4Fe-4S binding protein has product MLNSVAGRIAIYRGWCKKCGICIAFCPCQVLDKSVAGYPVIKNPDRCTGCRLCADRCPDFAITVYGNRENHEKSENSDESEG; this is encoded by the coding sequence ATGTTGAACAGCGTGGCCGGCAGGATCGCGATCTATCGCGGATGGTGCAAGAAATGCGGTATCTGCATTGCATTCTGTCCGTGTCAGGTGCTGGACAAGAGCGTAGCGGGGTATCCGGTTATAAAGAATCCGGATCGGTGTACCGGATGCAGGCTATGTGCCGACAGATGTCCGGATTTCGCAATTACGGTTTATGGCAATAGGGAGAATCATGAAAAGTCAGAAAACAGTGACGAAAGCGAGGGCTGA
- a CDS encoding 2-oxoacid:ferredoxin oxidoreductase subunit beta, producing MIETAHPIHKYLRSSKKFPHIWCPGCGVGIFENALIRAIDRSGFTRDEIVLVSGIGCSSRLPVYVDFNTVHTTHGRALTFATGIKLANPRLKVITIMGDGDAVSIGGNHFIHAARRNVEITSFIVNNQIYGMTGGQCSPTTPHGVMTPSSPYGNPENSFDICLLAEAAGASFVARSGVFHTPLLDKLIDMALHKKGFSVLEVISPCVTYSSRWMGLGSPVEMMRWQKENCITSDKAKMMDEQERRGKIVMGIFTDKEKPTYSEEYEKFIR from the coding sequence GTGATAGAGACTGCCCACCCGATACATAAATATCTCCGCTCCAGCAAGAAGTTTCCCCATATCTGGTGTCCGGGATGCGGCGTCGGCATTTTTGAAAACGCCCTTATAAGGGCTATCGATCGCAGCGGGTTCACCAGGGATGAAATCGTACTGGTATCCGGGATAGGATGTTCCAGCCGTCTCCCGGTATACGTTGATTTCAATACAGTTCACACCACACATGGCCGGGCGTTGACATTTGCCACCGGTATAAAGCTGGCAAATCCGAGGCTTAAAGTGATTACCATCATGGGTGATGGCGACGCGGTAAGTATCGGCGGCAACCATTTCATACATGCCGCCAGGCGCAATGTGGAGATTACGAGCTTCATAGTCAATAATCAAATTTATGGCATGACGGGAGGGCAGTGCTCTCCAACTACACCTCACGGTGTAATGACTCCTTCCTCACCATACGGTAATCCGGAGAACAGCTTCGATATATGCCTGCTGGCCGAAGCGGCCGGCGCGTCTTTTGTCGCCCGGTCCGGCGTATTTCACACACCGCTTTTAGATAAGTTGATAGATATGGCATTGCATAAGAAAGGGTTTTCAGTGCTCGAGGTAATTTCGCCCTGCGTTACATACAGCAGCCGCTGGATGGGGCTTGGTTCACCTGTTGAGATGATGAGGTGGCAAAAAGAGAATTGCATCACTTCGGATAAAGCCAAAATGATGGACGAACAGGAGCGCAGGGGAAAGATAGTGATGGGTATTTTCACGGATAAGGAAAAGCCGACTTACAGCGAAGAATATGAAAAATTTATCAGATAA
- a CDS encoding uroporphyrinogen decarboxylase family protein, translating into MDMLNWLEGIRKASRKKAMPILSFPAIQLMGISVIDLISDSDKQACAMKCIADRADAMATVSLMDLSVEAECFGSEIRFSEDEVPTVVGSIVSTYDEADELKIPEVGSGRTGIYIDAIGKAVKLINDRPIFAGIIGPFSLAGRLMDVSKAMISCYDQPEIVHLLLDKICAFSIAYCQAYKAAGANGVIMAEPLAGLMSRSLADPFSSAYIKKIVQAVQDQNFIVIYHNCGNSTIKIIDSILATGASAYSFGNAIKMSEMLKNIPSDTITLGNIDPAGQLRYGTPDSVREAILGVLNECGRYPNFVISSGCDIPPLSKWENIDAFFAAVKEFYDGI; encoded by the coding sequence ATGGATATGTTGAATTGGCTTGAAGGCATTAGGAAAGCATCGCGTAAAAAGGCGATGCCAATCCTGTCATTTCCGGCCATACAGCTAATGGGAATCAGCGTAATTGATCTTATCTCGGACAGCGATAAACAGGCATGCGCAATGAAATGCATAGCCGACCGGGCGGATGCCATGGCCACTGTCAGTTTGATGGATCTGTCTGTGGAAGCGGAATGCTTCGGATCGGAAATACGTTTTTCTGAGGACGAAGTGCCGACAGTTGTGGGCAGCATTGTATCAACATATGACGAAGCAGATGAGCTTAAGATTCCGGAGGTTGGATCCGGACGAACCGGCATATACATAGATGCCATTGGAAAGGCGGTTAAGTTAATTAATGACCGCCCGATCTTTGCCGGAATTATCGGACCTTTTTCACTGGCAGGCCGACTGATGGACGTGAGCAAAGCTATGATCAGCTGCTATGATCAGCCTGAAATAGTACATCTTTTATTGGATAAGATATGCGCCTTCTCGATCGCATATTGCCAGGCATATAAAGCTGCGGGGGCCAACGGTGTAATTATGGCGGAACCGCTTGCCGGATTGATGTCCCGCTCGCTGGCCGACCCTTTTTCGTCGGCATATATCAAAAAGATAGTTCAAGCTGTTCAAGATCAGAATTTCATCGTGATTTACCACAACTGCGGGAATTCCACGATTAAAATAATAGACTCAATCCTTGCGACAGGCGCTTCGGCCTATAGCTTCGGCAACGCCATAAAAATGAGCGAGATGCTGAAAAACATCCCCTCCGATACAATAACGCTGGGCAATATCGATCCGGCAGGACAACTGCGCTATGGTACACCTGATTCAGTACGCGAGGCCATTCTCGGCGTATTGAATGAATGCGGCAGATACCCCAATTTTGTAATCTCTTCGGGCTGTGATATTCCCCCACTTTCAAAATGGGAAAACATCGACGCCTTTTTCGCGGCTGTTAAGGAATTCTACGACGGTATTTAA
- a CDS encoding MFS transporter: MTEDQKSENSPVKADNGGEEKLLLPLPRGKLWYTMIIIYLLYFLDFATRSVISPMFPILKKEMNLSDAQLGWLSTIVLAMVCLLAMPLSYFIDRWSRRKMMALMAVVWSAGSFFSGFSTNFMQLLATRGVLGVGEASFTSAGQTMIMATIRRARRATVTGIWTTAAPLGMACGMLIGGLVASRYSWQSAFIVVAVPGVILGILAWFLPDFRNQQRSDGLDGSKGTRLGTMIKDLVRNKTLVSLCIASGLIYFFSNTMVYWLPTYFIRYMGMDVARAGAMTAGVLVTALVAGPLGGFLGDRVSRKTPGNKNLLCWICAIAALVSFVLAVLLNAWPVFFLVTLFIYLFIPVQQIVCQEIVPFYQRATAYGMYVFCMFLLGGLWGPAVTGMISDAVNLQVAFWINGAILLVASFGYLFMYRFYRSDYNRARQLEA; the protein is encoded by the coding sequence GTGACAGAGGACCAAAAATCCGAAAACAGTCCGGTAAAAGCTGATAACGGTGGGGAAGAAAAGCTGCTGTTGCCGCTACCCCGGGGGAAACTATGGTATACGATGATAATCATTTACCTGCTGTATTTCCTTGATTTCGCAACCAGGTCGGTGATTAGTCCCATGTTCCCTATCCTGAAAAAAGAAATGAACCTGTCCGATGCGCAGTTGGGCTGGCTGAGCACTATTGTGCTGGCGATGGTCTGCCTTCTAGCTATGCCGCTTTCGTATTTTATTGACCGTTGGAGCAGAAGGAAGATGATGGCTTTGATGGCTGTCGTATGGAGCGCAGGCTCATTTTTCTCCGGTTTTAGCACCAATTTCATGCAGCTTCTGGCTACCCGGGGTGTGCTGGGTGTGGGTGAGGCCAGCTTCACATCCGCCGGACAAACAATGATCATGGCTACGATCAGAAGGGCGCGCCGGGCCACGGTGACAGGAATATGGACGACGGCAGCTCCCCTGGGCATGGCCTGCGGCATGCTGATCGGAGGCCTGGTGGCTTCCAGGTATAGCTGGCAGTCCGCCTTTATAGTGGTTGCAGTGCCGGGAGTGATTTTAGGCATACTGGCATGGTTTCTACCGGACTTCAGGAACCAACAGAGATCCGATGGTTTGGACGGAAGCAAGGGCACCCGTCTCGGCACTATGATCAAGGACCTTGTCAGGAACAAAACCCTTGTATCACTGTGCATAGCTTCCGGCCTGATCTATTTCTTCAGCAATACAATGGTATACTGGCTGCCCACGTATTTTATCAGGTACATGGGAATGGACGTTGCCAGAGCAGGCGCCATGACAGCCGGTGTGCTGGTGACCGCACTGGTGGCCGGGCCTCTGGGTGGTTTCCTGGGCGACCGCGTTTCAAGGAAGACACCCGGGAACAAGAACCTGCTATGCTGGATCTGCGCTATTGCCGCTTTAGTCTCGTTCGTTTTGGCTGTGCTGCTGAATGCCTGGCCGGTATTCTTTCTGGTGACGCTTTTCATATATCTTTTCATACCTGTTCAGCAGATCGTGTGCCAGGAAATCGTGCCGTTTTATCAGCGGGCAACCGCCTACGGTATGTATGTATTCTGTATGTTCTTGCTGGGTGGGCTGTGGGGCCCGGCTGTCACCGGTATGATTTCCGATGCGGTCAATCTGCAGGTGGCATTCTGGATAAACGGTGCAATACTGCTGGTCGCGTCTTTTGGATACCTTTTTATGTACAGGTTTTATCGTTCTGATTATAACCGGGCGAGGCAGCTTGAAGCATAG
- a CDS encoding MFS transporter encodes MSEQQAEYPVGKGRAYYFFTLFFLVSTVDYLDRMVVTALFPFMKAELGVSDTQLALLVSAIFWSVMAFSVPIAFLLDRWSRTKGVGLFTIAWSVACSIIGLLKTFPAIFSFRLIMGIGESAYSTGCTALVSAYFPERLRARMNGILTASVPVGAVLGTIGGGIIAEMLGWRYAFGIVAIPALIIGLLFFFTLKDYKSVDLTKTIAAGVDAGKKVKMKVVDIARDIFSKPSLVMNFMGFVGNVFVTTALMTWLPTYFYKLMDKPNMETAALQTAGIFILAVVGAPIGGIVTDAIRKRVKRARMIVPAITSVIAASLLLIAFSMPPGTSQYIVLLGMGFFAPWFYGGAATVTQDVVHAGLRATSYGVANVVQNLLGASLGPIFVGVISDRINLVTALQLLPIFMAFGGVMFFIGSFFYLRDKERVERVTVEFA; translated from the coding sequence TTGTCGGAACAACAGGCTGAGTATCCCGTTGGAAAAGGTCGCGCTTACTATTTTTTCACTCTATTCTTTCTCGTGTCGACCGTAGACTATCTTGACCGTATGGTGGTTACTGCTCTCTTCCCTTTCATGAAGGCCGAGCTTGGAGTGTCAGACACGCAACTGGCACTTCTGGTATCCGCCATTTTCTGGTCAGTGATGGCATTTTCAGTACCTATAGCCTTCTTACTTGACCGGTGGAGCAGGACCAAAGGCGTCGGTCTGTTTACCATTGCCTGGAGCGTGGCCTGCAGTATCATTGGATTGCTTAAAACTTTTCCCGCCATATTCTCATTCAGGCTGATAATGGGCATCGGGGAGTCGGCCTACAGTACAGGTTGCACTGCTCTGGTATCCGCCTATTTCCCGGAGAGGTTACGTGCCCGTATGAATGGCATCCTGACTGCATCTGTACCTGTTGGCGCCGTGCTTGGCACAATAGGAGGCGGGATAATTGCTGAGATGCTGGGATGGCGCTACGCCTTCGGCATCGTGGCTATACCGGCTCTTATCATAGGTTTGCTCTTCTTCTTCACGCTCAAGGACTACAAGTCGGTCGATCTGACCAAAACCATTGCCGCGGGCGTGGATGCCGGTAAGAAAGTTAAGATGAAGGTGGTCGATATCGCCAGGGACATTTTCAGCAAGCCTTCGCTTGTTATGAATTTCATGGGATTCGTTGGCAATGTCTTTGTCACCACAGCGTTGATGACATGGCTGCCGACTTACTTCTATAAGCTGATGGATAAGCCCAATATGGAAACGGCTGCCCTGCAGACAGCGGGGATATTTATCCTGGCCGTGGTCGGCGCACCCATCGGTGGTATAGTGACCGACGCGATACGAAAGCGGGTAAAAAGGGCGCGAATGATTGTCCCCGCCATCACATCGGTAATCGCCGCCTCGTTACTTCTGATAGCCTTCTCTATGCCGCCCGGAACTTCCCAGTATATTGTGCTGCTTGGGATGGGGTTCTTCGCGCCGTGGTTTTACGGCGGGGCGGCAACGGTGACACAGGACGTGGTGCACGCCGGTCTTCGCGCCACCTCATATGGAGTTGCCAACGTGGTACAAAATCTGCTGGGCGCTTCCCTGGGCCCGATATTCGTCGGGGTGATTTCCGACAGGATCAACCTGGTTACAGCTTTACAGCTGCTGCCCATATTCATGGCATTCGGTGGAGTCATGTTCTTCATAGGGTCGTTTTTCTATCTGCGTGACAAGGAGCGCGTCGAGAGAGTAACAGTGGAATTTGCGTAA
- a CDS encoding NAD(P)/FAD-dependent oxidoreductase, translated as MKVLIIGAGISGLASAYWLRQAGYDTEVLESSDKPGGRMVTLERKGDRLDVGAQFYHTNFKHCFDLMDELKLSGERTDVTGSMVYRLQDGSVREYPRGTVYMDLLGLSGNLKLYWNVFRHLALGPKIVPYHINEPIPASDKIAVLDHFNKESDRALRDFLIFPLSVGATMGPPEYMSLYHFIRALHTFAISHHVCLARGVSSLTDELARVVEPEYGSSVKRLVTDKGKVIGAELQSGQVRKADHVIVALDSASAAKILPDELAEERRFFEGVIYSPSPMPVFFLDRPLPGNVWNYWSDPRLKRTFLFAIDERAKVPQMCPSGKSVLTFWAVLPKTFDLWKQSDAEMVKQAKEDAELMIPGVSNWIEDVQVVRLPYATEQYPAGAYQRVMDFKHRAEKLEGVSFASSLLGGTNMESAAGSGFDAVARVRRALGK; from the coding sequence ATGAAAGTACTGATAATCGGCGCCGGGATAAGTGGACTCGCATCGGCTTACTGGCTTCGCCAGGCGGGATATGATACGGAGGTGCTCGAGTCCAGCGATAAACCCGGCGGCCGCATGGTGACTCTGGAAAGAAAAGGTGACCGTCTTGACGTGGGAGCTCAGTTTTATCACACCAATTTCAAGCACTGCTTCGATCTCATGGATGAACTGAAGCTGAGCGGGGAGAGAACTGATGTCACGGGCAGTATGGTCTACCGGCTGCAGGACGGATCGGTACGTGAATATCCACGGGGTACGGTATATATGGACCTGCTCGGCCTCAGCGGCAATCTCAAGCTCTATTGGAACGTGTTCCGCCACCTGGCACTGGGGCCAAAAATCGTACCGTATCATATCAACGAGCCGATCCCGGCCAGCGATAAGATCGCGGTGCTGGATCACTTCAATAAGGAGAGCGACCGGGCATTGCGGGACTTTCTTATCTTTCCTCTATCAGTTGGTGCTACGATGGGGCCGCCGGAATATATGAGCCTCTACCATTTCATACGCGCCCTCCATACGTTTGCCATCTCCCATCATGTGTGCCTTGCCCGGGGAGTCTCATCCCTGACTGATGAACTGGCCAGGGTTGTCGAACCAGAGTACGGATCATCCGTCAAGCGCCTGGTGACGGACAAAGGCAAAGTCATAGGAGCAGAGCTGCAGAGCGGGCAAGTGAGGAAGGCGGACCACGTCATAGTTGCGCTCGACTCCGCTTCGGCGGCAAAGATATTGCCGGATGAGTTGGCCGAGGAGCGCCGCTTCTTCGAAGGAGTGATATATTCGCCGTCGCCCATGCCGGTCTTCTTCCTCGACAGGCCGCTTCCGGGAAATGTGTGGAATTACTGGAGCGATCCGCGGTTGAAAAGGACTTTCCTCTTCGCCATCGATGAGCGCGCCAAGGTCCCCCAGATGTGCCCCAGCGGCAAGAGCGTGCTCACTTTCTGGGCGGTCCTGCCCAAAACGTTTGACCTATGGAAGCAGTCGGACGCCGAGATGGTTAAACAGGCCAAAGAGGATGCAGAACTGATGATACCCGGTGTTTCGAACTGGATAGAGGATGTCCAGGTCGTCCGTCTTCCCTATGCTACGGAACAATACCCCGCGGGGGCCTATCAGAGAGTCATGGATTTCAAGCATCGGGCCGAGAAACTGGAAGGAGTCTCCTTTGCCAGCAGCCTACTGGGAGGGACCAATATGGAATCCGCCGCGGGAAGTGGCTTCGATGCGGTCGCACGCGTGCGCAGAGCTCTGGGAAAATGA
- a CDS encoding flavodoxin family protein — MVKFKILGLVGSPRKEANTYRLVKTALEEAATVPGAEVEIYEMAGKKINHCIGCHKCGKIFRCVFKDDLMEYMEKYLAADGIIWGAPVYHMGLPSLMKAAMDRLPNMMEPFYMKMGTDKPRYSKVCGVMTVGAHRNGGQEIALSQMINSCLLMNNLVISGMTLAGAYIGVAGYSGQMPDFLARDNVLKDDWALLGAKTTGKRVAEMTKIVAEGKAILDRNGELPQEYKYREEPYKWVLPE, encoded by the coding sequence ATGGTGAAGTTCAAGATCCTTGGTCTGGTGGGAAGCCCTCGCAAAGAGGCTAACACTTACCGGCTGGTTAAGACGGCACTGGAAGAGGCGGCAACCGTGCCTGGAGCAGAGGTAGAGATATACGAAATGGCCGGCAAGAAAATAAATCATTGTATAGGTTGTCATAAGTGCGGGAAGATATTCCGCTGCGTCTTCAAGGACGACCTGATGGAGTATATGGAGAAGTACCTTGCTGCCGATGGTATTATCTGGGGCGCTCCGGTCTATCATATGGGGCTTCCCAGCTTGATGAAGGCAGCTATGGACCGGTTGCCGAACATGATGGAACCATTTTATATGAAGATGGGAACGGACAAACCCAGGTACAGTAAGGTCTGCGGTGTAATGACGGTAGGCGCCCATCGCAACGGCGGGCAGGAGATAGCCCTGAGCCAGATGATCAACAGCTGCCTGCTGATGAACAATCTCGTAATCTCGGGGATGACCCTTGCTGGCGCCTATATAGGTGTAGCAGGCTATTCGGGGCAGATGCCGGACTTCCTGGCCAGGGATAATGTGCTGAAGGACGATTGGGCTCTATTGGGTGCCAAAACCACCGGAAAACGGGTTGCAGAGATGACAAAAATCGTGGCTGAAGGGAAAGCGATTCTCGACCGCAACGGAGAACTGCCTCAGGAATATAAATACAGGGAAGAACCGTATAAATGGGTGCTGCCGGAGTGA
- a CDS encoding 2-oxoacid:acceptor oxidoreductase subunit alpha has translation MKSQKTVTKARAELLQGNEACVKGALMAGCRFYAGYPITPASEIMEVMARDLPKAGGAFIQMEDEIASLGAVLGASLAGAKGMTATSGPGFSLMQEHIGYACMAEIPCVIVDVMRGGPSTGLPTQGAQGDVMQARWGTHGDHPIIVLAPSSVYEFYELTVQSFNLAERYRTPVIILVDEAVAHVRESVVLSDKSRIAVEDRPAPNMPPEWYIPYADPGTGVPPMPKFGDGYRYNVTGLYHDVRGYPTTRKDEIEPLITRLFSKISKDVEHLQWHDSYFTDDALVTVIAYGSVARAALHAVTQAREKGLKVGLVKLKVLWPFMRQTVAQVMEQSPKILVPEMNMGQISREVKRVNTGRCEVLTLNKVDGTLITPREILQRLEEICV, from the coding sequence ATGAAAAGTCAGAAAACAGTGACGAAAGCGAGGGCTGAGCTTCTGCAGGGAAATGAAGCCTGTGTAAAGGGCGCCCTGATGGCAGGTTGCCGTTTCTATGCCGGCTATCCCATCACACCCGCCTCGGAGATCATGGAGGTGATGGCCAGGGACCTTCCTAAAGCAGGTGGAGCTTTTATTCAAATGGAAGATGAGATCGCCAGCCTGGGCGCGGTCCTGGGAGCCTCTTTGGCCGGAGCAAAGGGCATGACCGCCACAAGCGGTCCGGGCTTTTCTCTGATGCAGGAGCATATCGGCTATGCCTGCATGGCTGAGATCCCGTGTGTCATAGTCGATGTTATGCGCGGCGGTCCCAGCACCGGGCTGCCGACGCAGGGCGCACAGGGTGATGTCATGCAGGCGCGCTGGGGCACTCATGGCGACCATCCCATCATCGTACTCGCGCCTTCCTCGGTCTACGAATTTTACGAGCTGACAGTCCAGTCTTTTAACCTGGCGGAAAGATACCGTACGCCGGTGATAATACTTGTGGACGAAGCAGTCGCCCATGTCAGGGAGAGCGTAGTGCTGTCCGATAAAAGCCGGATTGCTGTTGAAGATAGACCTGCTCCGAACATGCCGCCTGAATGGTATATTCCCTATGCAGACCCCGGCACGGGTGTCCCTCCCATGCCGAAATTTGGAGATGGATACCGCTATAACGTAACGGGACTGTATCACGATGTCAGGGGATATCCCACCACACGTAAAGACGAAATCGAACCTCTGATCACAAGGCTCTTCTCAAAGATCTCTAAAGATGTGGAACATCTTCAATGGCACGACTCGTATTTCACCGATGATGCCCTCGTGACTGTAATTGCCTATGGAAGCGTTGCCCGTGCGGCGCTTCATGCGGTCACGCAGGCACGTGAAAAAGGTCTGAAGGTCGGACTGGTCAAATTAAAGGTGCTCTGGCCTTTCATGCGACAGACTGTGGCTCAGGTGATGGAACAGTCCCCAAAGATACTTGTCCCCGAAATGAACATGGGCCAAATCTCTCGTGAGGTCAAAAGGGTCAATACCGGCAGGTGTGAAGTGCTCACTTTAAATAAAGTCGACGGCACATTGATAACGCCGCGTGAAATACTGCAGAGGCTTGAGGAGATATGCGTGTGA
- a CDS encoding corrinoid protein: protein MSILTDISIFLQQGETGRVKELVQQALDEGISPQKILNEGLMDGMDIIGEKFKNNEVFIPEVLISARAMNTGIELLKSHLVAAGVASKGVAIIGTVKGDLHDIGKNLVKIMMESKGLTVIDLGVDVSPERFYEAAQQNQANIVCCSALLTTTMIEMKNVVNIFIVKEKRDSVKIMVGGAPLSKDFCEAIGADCYEPDAASAAQAASDLCS from the coding sequence ATGAGCATTTTGACTGATATCAGTATATTTCTTCAGCAGGGAGAGACCGGCAGGGTAAAAGAGTTAGTACAGCAGGCGCTTGACGAAGGAATTTCTCCGCAGAAGATATTAAATGAAGGTTTGATGGACGGCATGGATATTATCGGAGAGAAATTTAAGAATAACGAGGTCTTTATTCCGGAGGTCTTGATTTCCGCCCGTGCCATGAATACCGGTATCGAGTTACTTAAATCTCACCTCGTTGCAGCAGGTGTAGCTTCCAAGGGTGTGGCCATTATCGGTACTGTCAAGGGAGACTTGCACGATATCGGGAAAAATCTCGTCAAGATAATGATGGAAAGCAAAGGCCTTACCGTCATTGACCTGGGCGTTGATGTTTCCCCGGAAAGGTTTTATGAGGCAGCACAACAGAATCAAGCGAACATAGTCTGCTGCTCTGCGTTGCTTACCACCACCATGATCGAGATGAAAAATGTCGTCAATATCTTTATTGTCAAGGAAAAACGTGATAGTGTAAAAATTATGGTGGGTGGAGCTCCTTTAAGCAAGGATTTCTGTGAGGCCATCGGTGCTGATTGCTATGAGCCTGATGCCGCTTCGGCCGCTCAAGCGGCATCGGACTTGTGCAGTTGA
- a CDS encoding 2-oxoacid:acceptor oxidoreductase family protein: MKNLSDKEKRIEIRIVGSGGQGVVLAGIIMAEAAIQDGNYAAQSQTYGPEARGGSSRADVVLSDKEIGYPWNLGVDILVALTQQGYDHNTPDLKEEGLVIVDPEQVHRVLWGRTVGIPFRQIAIDSGEERAVNMAVLGALAAFCPFVSCGSLAKIMAKRLPSSKSELSLCAFNKAMELAKCTKISFLGDKEPVEI, from the coding sequence ATGAAAAATTTATCAGATAAAGAAAAACGAATCGAAATAAGGATAGTCGGGTCGGGAGGCCAGGGCGTGGTCCTGGCCGGGATCATAATGGCCGAAGCCGCCATTCAGGATGGAAATTACGCGGCACAGAGCCAGACATATGGGCCGGAGGCAAGGGGTGGCAGTTCACGAGCGGACGTGGTATTGAGCGATAAAGAGATCGGTTACCCCTGGAATCTGGGTGTCGACATTCTCGTTGCCCTGACGCAGCAGGGCTATGACCATAATACGCCGGATCTTAAAGAGGAGGGCCTCGTAATAGTTGACCCGGAACAGGTGCACCGGGTGCTATGGGGACGAACCGTGGGCATCCCATTCAGACAAATCGCTATCGATTCGGGCGAGGAAAGGGCTGTAAACATGGCGGTACTGGGTGCTCTGGCAGCGTTCTGTCCCTTCGTGTCCTGCGGCTCACTGGCCAAAATCATGGCAAAAAGGCTGCCGTCGTCAAAGTCAGAGCTGAGTCTGTGTGCTTTCAATAAGGCTATGGAATTGGCTAAGTGCACGAAAATTTCATTTCTTGGTGATAAAGAACCGGTGGAGATATAG